A stretch of DNA from Phormidium ambiguum IAM M-71:
ACAGGATACCCTTGATTTACCCCGATGGACAAATAAACCAACTAGTGTCACCGTAGTCGGTGGAGGTTTAGCGGGATTAGCTTGTGCTTATGAATTAAGTCAACGAGGTTTTCAAGTTACACTATTAGAAAAATCGCCGCAATTAGGCGGAAAAATTGCCAGCTGGCCTATTCAAGTTGGCAACGAAACTTTCATGATGGAACATGGGTTTCATGGGTTTTTTCCTCAATATTATAACCTGAAAAGTTTAGTTAAAGAACTGGAAATCACTGATAATTTTCTGGATTTAAAATTTTACTCAGTGGTTTATCGAGACGCTAAATATCAACCAGAAATATTTCGTCCCAGCCATTCAGCTTTTCCTTGGAATATTGTAGATTTAGCTGTTGCTTCTCAGAACCGTTTACGCTGGGGAATTAATCTAACCAAATGGGAACATTGGCAAGTTTTCCGAGCGATTACTGGATTTCAAACGGAAAGAACATTTCAAACCCTTGATAATATTTCTGTTGCTGAATGGGTAGAAAAAGAATTTCCTCAAGGATTATATGATTTATACTTTCTCCCCTTTGCTAAATCTAGCTTAAATGCTCCCGATCGCATGAGCGTTGGCGAGTTAATGCAATTTTTCCATTTTTACTTTTTTGGTAATCCCGAAGGGTTAGCTTTTAATGGTACTAAACAAGATATGGGAACGAGTTTAGTCCAACCAATTGCTCAAGCAATTCAAAGTAAAGGTGGTACGATCGTCACTGATGCAACGGTTAAAGAAATCAACGCATCCCAAGGCAAAATTGATGCTTTAACTTATTACCAAGGCAATAATACAAACGATGTGCCTTTTTGGGTAGGTCGCAATCAATATATTGCGGATAAGCAAGTAGAATACTTTGGTGCAGGCGATGAAGTTTTTGCTACTAATACTAATAGCAATGAAGCGATTTCTTTAACTTGTACCCACCAAGGTTGTACGGTGCAGAAACAGGCAAATGGCGAATTTCATTGCCCCTGTCATGGTGCTGCTTTTGATAAAAATGGTAAAGTTATTAAAGGCCCCGCTCAAAGAGATTTGGCAAAGTATAAAGTTGTCGATCGCAGATCCGATCGACTCCAACTCATCGCCGCTACAAACAACCCCAACCTAACCACATCAACTAACACCATTCAAACAGATTACTATGTTTTCGCCACCGATGTTCCCGGAGTACGCCAACTATTTACCCGAATCGATGGCGATGTTAATCAAAAAGTCAAAACCCAAATCGAAAAACTCCCAGTAGCAGATCCTTTTGCAGTTTGTCGTTTTTGGTTCGATCGTGATTTTCCTTGGGAACAAAGTTGGTTTACTTCTCTATCCGGTTATCGTTTAACTGATAGTATTACCCTCTATCATCGCATACAAGACCAATTCATTGAATGGGCAAATAAAACCGGAGGAAGTGTAGTCGAATTACACGCCTATTGCTACAAAGAAAAAGAGTTTCCCACTCAAGAAGCATTACTCACAACCTTTGAACAAGAACTATATGAAATCGTCCCCGAACTTCAGCAAGCAAACATCTTGCATCGAGAATTAGTCAATCAAAAGAACTTTTCTGGTTATCCCCCAAATAGTTATGCTGAACGCCCCCAAACAACCACCGAAATTCCCAACCTTTTATTCGCCGGAGATTGGGTAAAAATGCCTTTTCCTTGTGGTTTAATGGAAAGAGCAGTTAGTAGCGGATTACTAGCAGCAAATGAAATTTTGCACCGCCAAGGATTGCAAAGACGCACCTTATTTACAGTTAATCCAGAAGGTGTACTAAAAATTTAAAATCACCCCAAATGAATGCAGAAAACCTAAATATCATCTGCATTCATCTGCGGTTAAAAATTAACTTTTCAATCAGGTTTAAAAACTTATGACTTCCCTTTCTTCAATCAACAATACCCGCGACATTCGGAAGTTAGGAATTAATCTTAATCATTGGTATGTCGTTGCTCAAATTAACGAATTAAAACATCAACCTTTAGGTATTACCCTCTGGAACCAAGCAATAGTAATTTACCGAGACAACACAGGTAAAATTCACGCCTTAGAAGATAGATGTCCTCATCGCCAAGTTAAACTAAGTCACGGAAAAGTTATCAATAATCACCTAGAATGTGCTTATCACGGTTGGCGATTTAACCCTGCTGGCGAATGCGCCGAAGTTCCCTATTTAGCAGCAAATCAAAAATTACCCAATTGTAAAATTCGCAACTATCCTGTAATTGAAAAAGATGGTTTTATCTGGATATTTCCCGGCGATGAAACCTTATCAAACTTAGTTTCACCTTTAGCGTTACCAGAATGGAATCATCTTAACTATATTGTTAGTTATACAGGTTTTGAGTGTCCATCTCACTATTCATTTTTAATCGAAAACCTAATGGATATGTATCACGGACATTTGCATCAAGATTTACAAGCTTGGGCAAATCCAGTGTTACAACATATTGATGAAGATGAAAACAAAGTTCATGCTCATTATCAAGCCCAAAGTTATTATAGAATAAACAGAGAATGGGCAGTTTTACAGTTATTTATTCCTGCTTTGCGACAGTTGCATCCTGAACCTTTAGACGTGAGTTATATCTATCCTCATTGGGTAGCAACGTTAGGGGAGGATTTTAAAATCTGTTGTTTGTTTTGTCCGGTAAGTGAAACAAAAACTCGCGCTTATTTAATTCATTTCACTTCTTTAAATGCCTTTGACAAATTACATATATTGCCTGTGTGGTTTCGCCGCTTCGTCAAAAACATTTCCTTTAATGCAGCCAAAGGTTTACTCAATGGTTTAGTGCGTCAAGATTTAGTGATGATTGCCGAGGAGCAACAAGCTTATTTACAAAATCCTGAAAGAAGAAATTATGAATTAAATAAAGCTTTAGTGAGTGTACAAAAACTAATGAGAAACCAAGTGGAAAAATCAATATAACTGTAGGGTGCGTATAGCCTACGGCATTTCAGAAAAGCGCAGCGTAACGCACCATTCCTGCTAACTGAGATCTTGTACCTGCGTTTTAGTCCGCCTGCGAATCAATTCGCAGGCTAATAGCTCAAGTCCATTTTAATGGATTAAAAGCTTTTGAATACTAACTATTTAGTCCTCTTTAGAGGAGTTTAGCTATGAGCCTGGGACTGGTGCAAGATCTAAGCTAAGAATTCCCTTGTTCTCTCACCCATTTACGAAACTCTCTCAGCATTCGACTTGTTCCTACTGTTTGACTCATTTCCAGAAAACGGGAAAACTCCTCAATTATGGGAAAATTAGGAAATGTGGGACTGTTTGAAGATTCAACATATTTCCCTGATTCTAATAAGTAAATTTTGAGTTTTCCGTTTTCATATCGCCAAATTTCCGGTACTCCTAATGCTTGATATGCGCTAACCTTGGTTTTGGAAGTAACATCTATTTCTATTGCTAAATCTGGCGGTGGATCAACTGTTAAATCTATGCGAGTTTTGCCAATCATTTGAGCATAGTTTTGAATATAAAAACAGTCGTCTGGTTCAATACCTGCTGCCATATCCTCTCGTTTAAAGGTTGTCGATCCTAATGGTTCCCAGTTGCGATCGCACTCATCCAACAAAATTTTCACCAAATCACCAATAATTACCTTAGTTTTTTCATGTTCTGGTAATGGCACCCTAATCTCCAAAGTTCCGTTAAAATAAGCTAATCGAGAAGAACGTTTCTCGCCTAATTCCTCTAAAATCGCCTCAAATTCCTGCCAATTCACATTATGAAATAACACTCGATGTCCTGGCGGTACACCCAGTTGTCGCAGTTGCAACGTTACCATTTGATTCTCCTAAATTATATTTTATAATGCAATTATACAATTGCTAATTAGTAACAATGCTGGAAATTCATAAAAACATTCTTCTTGATGAAAATCAGCAACCAATTGCCGTGCAAATTCCCATTGCTGAATTTGAAAAAATTGAAGAAATTTTAGAAGATTATGGTTTAGCAAAGTTAATCAAAGAATCAGAGAATGAAAAACGACTTTCTAAGGAAGTAGCTTTAAATTATTACAGGTACTTTAAAAGCAAGCAATCATAAGGATTGTTTTCTTAATTCATTACACTTGTCGCTAAAATCCAGCATAAATTATCCTATTAAAGAATCCAGCCCAGTGTTAACATTAAAATTAAACTATAGAAAGAGGTAGCGATATATGGCGAACTCTACTGAATATGATTTTGATAGCTACGAAGCTTTAATTAAAAAACTTTTGGAGCAAATCAAAATATTACCTCCTCCTCTTAGAAAAGAATTAGAGAAACAGTTAGATGAGCTTATTCGTCTCATTCAAGAGATACGTTCACCTCGTTTTATGGTGATTGGTAGACGAGGCGCTGGTAAATCATCTTTAATAAATGCCCTATTTAATGCTAAGGTTGCAGAAACTGGAGCAGTTGAAGCACAAACAGGTGAACCACAATGGTATGAATTTGAGCACAAGGGTAAAAAAGTAGAAATTTTAGATACGAGAGGAATTCTTGAAGGAGGTAAGCCTAAAGAAAACGATACTGCTTCAGATCCTATAGAAAGTATTTTAAATGCCGTTCGTGAAAAATGCCCTGACATTGTATTATTTCTCTGCAAAGCGACAGAAGTAGATAGCGCTATAAATGAATCTCTTGAGGTTTTTGAAAGAATAATAAAAAAAATAAAAGAGATTCATCAATATAATCTTCCTGTTATTGGCGTTCTTACGCATTGTGACCAGATATATCCATCAGATATTCTAAAGCTACCAACAGATGATGAAGAAAAAAACCAAAATATACAAAAATCTGTCGAATTACTTCAGAAGCACTTGGCATCAAGACAAACAATAAACGATCACTTTGTTAAAGTTATTCCAACAGCAGCATTTGTTCGTTATCGTAACGATGGGACAGCAGATCCAAATCGAGACTATCGTTGGAATATAGATACACTTGCAGAACTTTTAGTTGAAGAACTACCCAATGGCCCTGCTATTGAATTTGCTAGACTAGCTAGACTACGTAAATTTCAAAAACAAATAGCCAAAAATGTAGTAAATCTCTGTACTTTAGCTACTGGTACAGTTGGTGCAACTTCACTACCTGGAAGCGATTTTCCCATTTTAGTCGCCATTCAGTCAGCAATGGTTGTTGTGATTGGCTTTATCTCAGGTCGTGATTTATCACTTCAGGCAGCTACAGAGTTTTTAACAGCACTAGGTATAAATGTTGGAACTGGGTTTGTTTTACGTGAAGTTGCTAGAGGAGTAGTCAAACTAATACCTGGTTTTGGTAACGTTGTCTCTGCTGGTGTTGCAGGTACAGGTACAAAAATTCTCGGTCAAGCTTCTATTGCATACTTTATTGATGGAACTCCTATTCCAGTTATTAAGGAACAAATGGGTTTAAAAATGTTGCTTCCTAATGATCAATAGTTGACTGCAAAGAAATTATGAAAGACGTGAAAATGTCAACAAGTGACAGTTATTGTCCTTATAAAATTGCATCTCTCAAAGATATAAAATATGCAGCAGTTTACATTACAGCAATTTTGGAAAAAAAACCCCGAACCCGAATTACTTCAGCTAGCACTTACAGATGTAATTGAGGCTTGTGAAAAGTGCGATCGCCTTTCCGAATCAACAAAACAATTGCATGAAAAGCTCGATCGAATACTCACAGAAAGTAATGCTTCAGAAATTTACACTTTTGTAGAATTACTAACTGAACTGGGTTTTCAAATAGCTATCTCCCCAAAAGAAACTGAATGAATTCCCGATTTGATCTGATGCGATTTATCGTGAAATCAGACTATTCTGGAACTACAATAAAATTATGGAAGCCCAACCAAGGGAAATTCAAAACTATTTGACACCCGATGGAAAGAGTCCTTTTGAAGAATGGTATTATTCGCTTCAGGATATGAAAGCTACCGCCAGAATCCAAAAGCGACTTAGGCGAGTGGAACTAGGCAATTTGGGAGATTATCGATCGGTTGGAGAAGGAGTTTGCGAACTTAGAATTAATTATGGCCCTGGCTATCGCGTTTACTTTGGACAAATAGGAATGACAATTGTACTTCTCCTCTGCGGTGGGCATAAAAGTACACAAGAACAAGATATTCGCCAAGCTATTAAATACTGGAGAGACTATGAAAGACGTGAAAGTTCCAACAAGTAGAAGTTACCGCGAGTTTCTAATTGAATCTCTCAAAAACCCGGAAAGATCTGCTGCTTACATTGAAGCTGTTTTGGAATTGGAAGAAGAAAGCCCCGATCCAGAATTATTACGGGCGGTGCTGAAAGATGTTATTGAGGCGCAGATTAATAATAATCTCTCCGAATCAACAAAACAATTGCATGAAAAGCTCGATCGAATACTAACCGAAAGTAATGCTACCGAAATTTACACTTTTGTAGAATTGCTAAATGAACTGGGTTTCCAACTTACAATTACACCCAAAGAAACCCAATCCTAAAAAGTTAATAACTCACAAAAATTATCTCTTCATCAAAAGTGGGCGCATAAATAAATAGCCAGCACCGAAAGCTGTAACTACAATTAAAACGATCGCCAAAGTCAACCACCAACCATTAATTTCCGAATTGCGATCCAACTGACTATTCCGGCGATAACGCCCTTGGACTTGTTCTGTCACCAACTTTTCTTGAAACATTGGCATCAGAGGCTCACCATCATCAAAAGCTTCTACTCCCAAAACGGGGGGATTTACTGGTGTCTGAGGGTAAGGACGCTTATTTAATTGTCGTAAATAAGAGATATCGATCGATTCCGATCGCATTTCTGGATGAATAAAATCCTGCTGACGAATTCCCGGAGTCGAAGCATCAGCTACTTGCTTAAGATAGATAGCCGAATGAACTACCTTTTCAATTTCCCGACGCAATTGTTGATTTTGCTCATACAACTGCTGATTTTGGTTGTTCAGTGATTCCAGCATTACTCTTGTCGCTTGCAACTCAGCAGCTAATTCACGATAAATCGAAATTGGTACTGAACGAGCATTATTTCCAGCTGATGTGGGGATATTCTGACCACCATTTCCCGCGTTTTGGTGGGGTTGCTTGGAATTGAAATTTGGCATCATAAAGTTTTGCTCTAACTTAAAGTTAGGTCAGCCAGAGGCAACCTGTGTAATAGTCTCTCGACTAAGCTTAAACTGCTTAGATTTCCACTACGCCTAAGAATAGTCCCAATCAGGATAACATAACAGCGATCGATTCCATAAAATTGTTTTTATAACTCAGTGGTTTTTGCCAGCAGGGGAAAGAAATGACCTACAGGGCCTTGACCTTTACCAATACTGAGTGCGTAATTTAAAGCATTGGTAACATAATCCTTTGCTAATTGCACGGCAGTTAATAAATCTTTTCCTCGTGCTAAATTAGCAGCGATCGCAGCTGCTAAAGTACAACCAGTTCCATGAGTATTAGTGGTTTCCACCAGCGATGTTGTTAGCGTCAAAAGTCGATCGCCATCAAACCAAACATCCACCCCGCGCAAACTTCCTGGCATTCCGCCACCCTTCACCAAAACCGCTTGTGCCCCCAGTTTGTGAATCCGTTGCGCCGCCTGTTCCATATCAGCCAAACTTTGAATTTCCAAACCGCCGAGCATTTGTGCCTCGTAACGGTTCGGAGTCACAATTGTTGCTTGAGGAATCAATTTTTCCCGCAAACAAGCAACCGCCGCATCATCAATTAATTGCGCCCCAGCGCGGGATACCATCACTGGATCGACGACCACATTGGCAATTTTTAACTCTGTTACTTGCCGAGCTACAGCCAGAATAATCTCCTGATTGAGCAACATTCCAGTTTTTGTAGCTTGCACCCCGATATCTGTGATTACTGCCTGAATTTGGGCGACTACAGCCGCCGCAGGCAGAGGATCGACCCTATTTACCCCTAAAGTATTTTGCGCTGTCACACAGGTAATAGCGCTGGTGCCGTGAACGCAGTGAAAGGAGAAAGTCCTTAAATCTGCTTGAATTCCGGCTCCGCCGCCACTATCTGAACCTGCGATCGTCAAAGCCACTGGTACAGTCAATGCACTCACTTCTGTCATACCGGAAGGAATAACTTTCAAGTACTCAAGGCAGGTCGAGAAACCCAATTCCTTTATGTTTTTGCATAACTCCCCAGGTTTTTCCCTGAGAAATTAGCCGCGAAAACTCAAACAAAGTGGTTTCTCGATAGCAAACCCCCAAAGAAACAAACTTAAGTATCTAGTTTGGATTTAGAACGATTTCTTTGCAGAAACTCTGGAATATCTAATCCCGGTGTTTGTGAACTTGATTGTTGTCTTTCTGGTTCATTTTTAATGCTGACGGTACTCGCAGGTTTAACTACTGGCTGACTTTGCTTAGTAGTTGAGCGTGCTGGCTGGCTTACAGGGGGTTGAGCTTCCGCACTAAACCCAGTAGCAATCACTGTAATCCTAACTTCCCCTTGCATTTCCTTATCAATCACCGCACCAAAGATGATGTTAGCGTTGGGATCGACAACATCGTAGATAATTTCTGCGGCGGCATTAACTTCATGCAAGGTGAGGTCAGTACCACCTGTAATATTGAATACTACGCCTCTAGCACCTTTTACAGAAGATTCCAAGAAAGGTGAAGAAATGGCCGTCGTTGCGGCTTCGATCGCCCGTGATTTTCCAGATCCTACACCGATGCCCATCAAAGCCGAACCAGCATCTGCCATTACTGCTCGGACATCAGCAAAGTCTACGTTGATCAATCCGGGGATGGTAATGATATCGGAGATTCCTTGTACACCTTGACGGAGGATGTCATCAGCTTCACGAAAAGCGTCTTGCAGGGGAGTATTTTCGGGAATTACATCGAGGATGCGATCGTTAGGAATAATAATCAACGTATCCACCCGACTTTGTAAAGCCGCAATTCCTTCCTCTGCTTTGCCAGTGCGTTGCCTTCCCTCAAACTTAAAAGGGCGAGTTACTACGCCTACGGTCAAAGCACCCGCTTCTTTAGCTACATCAGCTACGACTGCTGCTGCACCCGTACCTGTACCACCACCCATACCAGCGGTGATAAACACTAAATCTGAGTTACCAACGGCAGCAGCTATTTCATCACGAGATTCTTCTGCTGCCTTTTGACCGACTGCTGGATTACCACCAGCCCCTAAACCGCGAGTTAATTTTTTTCCGATTTGTAAGAGTTGGGTGGCAGATGATAAAGCCAAGGCTTGAGCATCGGTATTAATTGCCCAAAATTCTACTCCTGAGAGGTCGCTGGCGATCATGCGGTTGACGGCATTGCTGCCACCGCCACCAACACCAATCACTTTAATTTTGGCTACCCGACTCGGTACGATCTCGCCGCTGCGTGCTTCTTCTGGCATATCTTTGGGTTCGCGAACTTGACCAAACTGAAATCCAGTCATTAGATAAGGATTACTGGCATCGCTCCCTGATGCCAAACCTTGTTGTCCCTCTGCTTGGGAAAGTTTATTTCCGAGCCCCTGTTTATTATTAAGAGTCATTGGAATCAAAAAATAGTCCCTAAACAACTTTTCAATTCTAGGTAGCTCAAGTCAACTATAGGCTAAGGTGGTTGAAAAACCAATAAATAGATAGTGACAAGCTGATTGATTATATAGCAACTTTCGCTGAGAATAGCTTATCGCTGTCTGTTAAGCTTGATTGTTCTTTTTGAGCGTAACTTTAAGTTTTGAGCTAACTCAGATTGAAGTTCAGTCGTTGGATATTGTAATTGAATGGCGGGTGAATTGGGATCTGTTAAGTCGATGTAGGCAATTTTTTGTCCATTTACTTGGTTTGACAATTGGCGCATTTGGTCTAAAACTGCGAGTTGGTCGGCGAATTGAGAACTATATATTCCCAAATGTACGGTGCCAATGTCGGTTTTTAAAATTACATTGGCTGGATTTTGCCAATCAATTTCTGAGACTTTTACTGGGGATCGTCGCAATACTTGATACATTTCTGCCCAATTGGGTAAATACTGTTGTCGATCGCCAATAATTCGTAATGTGGGTAAAGGTAGTGGTTGTCCAGCCGAATGATAGTTTTCGATCGGTATCCACGTCCCTTTAGCATCAATTAATCCTACTGGCACTGTTGTAGGTGAGGGAGGGGTTGTTTCTTCTGTTTGAACTTTTTCTGCTTTTTCTTTAGGTTTTACTTGTTCTACTGGCAATGGTGTGGCGGCAACAGGAGGTACATTAGGATTTACTAAGACAGCTGTGACGACGGGTTCCCGTTCTTCGACTTTGACCGTTAAACTGGGTGGAAATAGCTGGCGGCTGACAGATGCTTTGGCGATTAATCCTTGGGTTGTTTCTAGTTGTTGCGCGACTTTTGTTGGTTCAATTCGCAGTAATGATTGGGGATAGGATAAGGACAGTAAGGAGCGAACTCCTTTGTCGGAAAGAATTTGATTACCTTCGATGTTAATTTGTTCTGATTGTTCGATCACCCAAACTGGTTGGGTGGCTGCCCAACTTAAACCGCCTGCCAAACTACTAATAGCCACTATTCGCCAAATTCCACAAAGTAGTTGTTTCCTTCTTTGACGGCGGAGTGTTTTTCGTCTGTGGGACAATTCTGCTGAACTAACTGATA
This window harbors:
- a CDS encoding FAD-dependent oxidoreductase, which encodes MNQLSRYAQLPTFSRRTFLKMFGVGTVGGVVGYSRFSKPQPSLFQQDTLDLPRWTNKPTSVTVVGGGLAGLACAYELSQRGFQVTLLEKSPQLGGKIASWPIQVGNETFMMEHGFHGFFPQYYNLKSLVKELEITDNFLDLKFYSVVYRDAKYQPEIFRPSHSAFPWNIVDLAVASQNRLRWGINLTKWEHWQVFRAITGFQTERTFQTLDNISVAEWVEKEFPQGLYDLYFLPFAKSSLNAPDRMSVGELMQFFHFYFFGNPEGLAFNGTKQDMGTSLVQPIAQAIQSKGGTIVTDATVKEINASQGKIDALTYYQGNNTNDVPFWVGRNQYIADKQVEYFGAGDEVFATNTNSNEAISLTCTHQGCTVQKQANGEFHCPCHGAAFDKNGKVIKGPAQRDLAKYKVVDRRSDRLQLIAATNNPNLTTSTNTIQTDYYVFATDVPGVRQLFTRIDGDVNQKVKTQIEKLPVADPFAVCRFWFDRDFPWEQSWFTSLSGYRLTDSITLYHRIQDQFIEWANKTGGSVVELHAYCYKEKEFPTQEALLTTFEQELYEIVPELQQANILHRELVNQKNFSGYPPNSYAERPQTTTEIPNLLFAGDWVKMPFPCGLMERAVSSGLLAANEILHRQGLQRRTLFTVNPEGVLKI
- a CDS encoding aromatic ring-hydroxylating oxygenase subunit alpha, with the protein product MTSLSSINNTRDIRKLGINLNHWYVVAQINELKHQPLGITLWNQAIVIYRDNTGKIHALEDRCPHRQVKLSHGKVINNHLECAYHGWRFNPAGECAEVPYLAANQKLPNCKIRNYPVIEKDGFIWIFPGDETLSNLVSPLALPEWNHLNYIVSYTGFECPSHYSFLIENLMDMYHGHLHQDLQAWANPVLQHIDEDENKVHAHYQAQSYYRINREWAVLQLFIPALRQLHPEPLDVSYIYPHWVATLGEDFKICCLFCPVSETKTRAYLIHFTSLNAFDKLHILPVWFRRFVKNISFNAAKGLLNGLVRQDLVMIAEEQQAYLQNPERRNYELNKALVSVQKLMRNQVEKSI
- a CDS encoding Uma2 family endonuclease — its product is MVTLQLRQLGVPPGHRVLFHNVNWQEFEAILEELGEKRSSRLAYFNGTLEIRVPLPEHEKTKVIIGDLVKILLDECDRNWEPLGSTTFKREDMAAGIEPDDCFYIQNYAQMIGKTRIDLTVDPPPDLAIEIDVTSKTKVSAYQALGVPEIWRYENGKLKIYLLESGKYVESSNSPTFPNFPIIEEFSRFLEMSQTVGTSRMLREFRKWVREQGNS
- a CDS encoding GTPase family protein, coding for MANSTEYDFDSYEALIKKLLEQIKILPPPLRKELEKQLDELIRLIQEIRSPRFMVIGRRGAGKSSLINALFNAKVAETGAVEAQTGEPQWYEFEHKGKKVEILDTRGILEGGKPKENDTASDPIESILNAVREKCPDIVLFLCKATEVDSAINESLEVFERIIKKIKEIHQYNLPVIGVLTHCDQIYPSDILKLPTDDEEKNQNIQKSVELLQKHLASRQTINDHFVKVIPTAAFVRYRNDGTADPNRDYRWNIDTLAELLVEELPNGPAIEFARLARLRKFQKQIAKNVVNLCTLATGTVGATSLPGSDFPILVAIQSAMVVVIGFISGRDLSLQAATEFLTALGINVGTGFVLREVARGVVKLIPGFGNVVSAGVAGTGTKILGQASIAYFIDGTPIPVIKEQMGLKMLLPNDQ
- a CDS encoding type II toxin-antitoxin system RelE/ParE family toxin; the encoded protein is MEAQPREIQNYLTPDGKSPFEEWYYSLQDMKATARIQKRLRRVELGNLGDYRSVGEGVCELRINYGPGYRVYFGQIGMTIVLLLCGGHKSTQEQDIRQAIKYWRDYERRESSNK
- a CDS encoding DNA-binding protein → MKDVKVPTSRSYREFLIESLKNPERSAAYIEAVLELEEESPDPELLRAVLKDVIEAQINNNLSESTKQLHEKLDRILTESNATEIYTFVELLNELGFQLTITPKETQS
- the thiD gene encoding bifunctional hydroxymethylpyrimidine kinase/phosphomethylpyrimidine kinase, yielding MTEVSALTVPVALTIAGSDSGGGAGIQADLRTFSFHCVHGTSAITCVTAQNTLGVNRVDPLPAAAVVAQIQAVITDIGVQATKTGMLLNQEIILAVARQVTELKIANVVVDPVMVSRAGAQLIDDAAVACLREKLIPQATIVTPNRYEAQMLGGLEIQSLADMEQAAQRIHKLGAQAVLVKGGGMPGSLRGVDVWFDGDRLLTLTTSLVETTNTHGTGCTLAAAIAANLARGKDLLTAVQLAKDYVTNALNYALSIGKGQGPVGHFFPLLAKTTEL
- the ftsZ gene encoding cell division protein FtsZ, whose amino-acid sequence is MTLNNKQGLGNKLSQAEGQQGLASGSDASNPYLMTGFQFGQVREPKDMPEEARSGEIVPSRVAKIKVIGVGGGGSNAVNRMIASDLSGVEFWAINTDAQALALSSATQLLQIGKKLTRGLGAGGNPAVGQKAAEESRDEIAAAVGNSDLVFITAGMGGGTGTGAAAVVADVAKEAGALTVGVVTRPFKFEGRQRTGKAEEGIAALQSRVDTLIIIPNDRILDVIPENTPLQDAFREADDILRQGVQGISDIITIPGLINVDFADVRAVMADAGSALMGIGVGSGKSRAIEAATTAISSPFLESSVKGARGVVFNITGGTDLTLHEVNAAAEIIYDVVDPNANIIFGAVIDKEMQGEVRITVIATGFSAEAQPPVSQPARSTTKQSQPVVKPASTVSIKNEPERQQSSSQTPGLDIPEFLQRNRSKSKLDT
- a CDS encoding cell division protein FtsQ/DivIB, which encodes MTSILSVSSAELSHRRKTLRRQRRKQLLCGIWRIVAISSLAGGLSWAATQPVWVIEQSEQINIEGNQILSDKGVRSLLSLSYPQSLLRIEPTKVAQQLETTQGLIAKASVSRQLFPPSLTVKVEEREPVVTAVLVNPNVPPVAATPLPVEQVKPKEKAEKVQTEETTPPSPTTVPVGLIDAKGTWIPIENYHSAGQPLPLPTLRIIGDRQQYLPNWAEMYQVLRRSPVKVSEIDWQNPANVILKTDIGTVHLGIYSSQFADQLAVLDQMRQLSNQVNGQKIAYIDLTDPNSPAIQLQYPTTELQSELAQNLKLRSKRTIKLNRQR